In one window of Polaromonas naphthalenivorans CJ2 DNA:
- the pobA gene encoding 4-hydroxybenzoate 3-monooxygenase has product MRTQVAIIGAGPSGLLLGQLLHKAGIDAIILERQTGDYVLGRIRAGILEQVCIDLMDEAGVGERMHKEGLVHGGFEMLYNGKRHRIDMNKLTGGKNVMVYGQTELTRDLMDARAAAGLPTVYEATHVAVHDFDTAKPRVTYEKDGQKFEIECDFIAGCDGFHGVCRASAPRSAITEFEKVYPFGWLGLLSDTPPVHDELIYVNSPRGFALCSQRSKTRSRYYLQVPLTDRIEEWTDEAFWQELRLRLDDEGREKLITGPSIEKSIAPLRSFITEPLRFGRMFLAGDAGHIVPPTGAKGLNLAATDVKYLSSAIIEFYQDKTEAGIDNYSERCLKRIWKGERFSWWFTQLMHRFPDDGAIVAKFQQAELDYLLNSEAGSRSIAENYVGLPLNFGE; this is encoded by the coding sequence ATGCGTACCCAGGTTGCCATCATCGGTGCAGGCCCTTCAGGCCTGCTGCTCGGCCAGTTGCTGCACAAGGCCGGCATTGACGCCATCATTCTCGAACGCCAGACCGGCGACTACGTGCTCGGCCGCATCCGCGCCGGGATTCTGGAGCAGGTCTGCATCGACCTGATGGACGAGGCCGGTGTCGGCGAACGCATGCACAAGGAAGGGCTGGTCCACGGCGGCTTCGAGATGCTTTACAACGGCAAGCGCCACCGCATTGACATGAACAAGCTGACCGGCGGCAAGAACGTCATGGTCTATGGCCAGACCGAGCTGACCCGTGACCTGATGGATGCCCGCGCCGCTGCCGGTCTGCCCACCGTCTATGAAGCCACCCACGTCGCCGTGCATGACTTTGACACCGCCAAGCCCCGTGTCACCTACGAAAAAGACGGCCAGAAGTTTGAAATCGAGTGCGACTTCATCGCTGGCTGCGACGGCTTTCATGGCGTGTGCCGCGCCAGTGCGCCGCGCAGCGCGATCACCGAGTTTGAAAAGGTCTATCCCTTCGGCTGGCTCGGCCTGCTGTCGGACACGCCGCCAGTGCATGACGAGCTGATCTACGTCAACAGCCCGCGCGGCTTTGCCTTGTGCTCGCAGCGCAGCAAAACGCGCAGCCGCTACTACCTCCAGGTGCCGCTGACCGACCGGATCGAAGAGTGGACCGACGAGGCGTTCTGGCAGGAGCTGCGCCTGCGCCTGGACGACGAAGGCCGCGAGAAACTCATCACCGGCCCGTCGATTGAGAAAAGCATTGCCCCGCTGCGCAGCTTCATCACCGAGCCGCTGCGCTTTGGCCGCATGTTCCTGGCGGGCGACGCGGGCCACATCGTGCCGCCCACCGGCGCCAAGGGCCTGAACCTGGCGGCCACCGATGTGAAATACCTGTCCAGCGCCATCATCGAGTTCTACCAGGACAAGACCGAAGCGGGCATCGACAACTACTCCGAGCGCTGCCTCAAGCGCATCTGGAAGGGCGAGCGCTTCTCATGGTGGTTCACGCAGCTGATGCATCGCTTCCCCGATGACGGCGCCATCGTCGCCAAGTTCCAGCAGGCCGAACTGGACTACCTGCTCAACTCCGAAGCGGGTTCGCGCAGCATTGCCGAGAACTATGTCGGCCTGCCGCTGAATTTCGGCGAATAG
- a CDS encoding IclR family transcriptional regulator domain-containing protein has translation MSVSRTVSADRVFPIAKADKIEGMAKGMAVLESFDTQRQRLNATLAAERAGLTRAAARRHLLTLTHLGYLETDGSYFWLSAKVLRFSGSYLASARLPRAIQPTLNRLAAQTRQSFSVAVLDFDEVVIVGRSGYEWTKSPEGAVRVMAYGLHLGARLPAHATSTGRVLLAAKTKTQLTQWLKGRTLARLTSHTHIDPRQFRAVIEQVRANDYCLAQEEHELDVHALAVPLRDMQGNTVAALNVVASPQRLTAQDIQRDLLPLLLDAARELRPLL, from the coding sequence ATGTCTGTTTCCAGAACCGTTTCCGCCGACCGCGTCTTTCCCATTGCCAAGGCCGACAAGATCGAGGGCATGGCCAAGGGCATGGCGGTGCTGGAGAGTTTTGACACCCAGCGCCAGCGCCTCAATGCCACGCTGGCGGCTGAGCGGGCGGGGCTGACCCGGGCTGCGGCGCGCCGCCATTTGCTGACGCTGACGCACCTGGGCTACCTCGAAACCGATGGCAGTTACTTCTGGCTGTCAGCCAAGGTGCTGCGGTTTTCAGGAAGCTACCTGGCGTCCGCGCGTTTGCCGCGAGCCATCCAGCCCACCTTGAATCGCCTGGCGGCGCAGACCCGGCAGTCGTTTTCAGTCGCCGTGCTGGACTTTGACGAGGTGGTGATCGTCGGGCGCAGCGGCTACGAATGGACCAAGTCGCCCGAAGGCGCCGTTCGGGTGATGGCCTACGGCCTGCACCTGGGCGCCCGGCTCCCGGCGCATGCCACCTCGACCGGGCGCGTGCTGCTGGCGGCCAAGACCAAAACGCAATTGACGCAATGGCTCAAGGGCCGGACTCTGGCGCGCCTGACCTCGCACACCCACATCGACCCCAGGCAGTTCCGCGCAGTCATCGAGCAGGTCCGCGCCAACGACTATTGCCTGGCGCAAGAGGAGCATGAACTGGACGTGCATGCGCTGGCCGTGCCGCTGCGGGACATGCAGGGAAACACGGTGGCGGCGCTCAATGTGGTCGCATCGCCTCAGCGGCTGACCGCGCAGGACATCCAGCGCGACCTGCTGCCGCTGCTGCTCGATGCCGCAAGGGAACTGCGCCCCTTGCTTTAA
- a CDS encoding ABC transporter ATP-binding protein codes for MTTHPANPPDLLVNARKLNTYYGASHILRDLSFSVARGETIGLMGRNGMGKSTLLKSIMGLVKPRSGSVEIAGQPMTGRAPYEIARLGIAYVPEGRGIFGNLSVVENLKMAARAGSRGQRDWTYERVLDTFPRLKERLGHGGQQLSGGEQQMLTIGRALMTNPDVLILDEATEGLAPLIAREIWRICRLVRETGISSVIVDKNWKHVSQITDRNVILVKGEAVFEGSSAELHARPELLAQYLGV; via the coding sequence ATGACGACCCACCCTGCAAACCCGCCTGACCTGCTGGTCAACGCCCGCAAGCTCAACACCTACTACGGCGCCAGCCACATCCTGCGCGACCTCAGCTTCAGCGTGGCGCGCGGTGAAACCATTGGCCTGATGGGCCGCAACGGCATGGGCAAAAGCACGCTGCTCAAAAGCATCATGGGCCTGGTCAAGCCCCGCTCCGGTTCGGTCGAGATTGCGGGCCAGCCGATGACGGGGCGTGCGCCCTATGAAATCGCGCGGCTCGGCATCGCCTATGTGCCCGAGGGCCGGGGCATTTTCGGCAACCTGAGCGTGGTGGAAAACCTGAAGATGGCCGCGCGCGCCGGCAGCCGGGGCCAGCGCGACTGGACTTACGAGCGGGTGCTGGACACCTTTCCCCGGCTCAAGGAGCGCCTGGGCCACGGCGGCCAGCAGCTCAGCGGCGGCGAGCAGCAAATGCTGACCATCGGCCGGGCGCTCATGACCAATCCGGATGTCCTGATTCTGGACGAGGCCACCGAAGGCCTGGCGCCGCTGATTGCCCGGGAAATCTGGCGCATCTGCCGCCTGGTGCGTGAAACCGGCATCAGCAGCGTGATTGTTGACAAGAACTGGAAGCACGTCAGCCAGATCACCGACCGCAACGTGATTTTGGTCAAGGGCGAAGCCGTCTTTGAAGGCAGCTCGGCCGAACTGCATGCCCGGCCGGAACTGCTGGCGCAATACCTGGGCGTTTAG
- a CDS encoding ABC transporter ATP-binding protein — protein sequence MSEVLLSANNLTKRFGGLAAVNDVSVDLWRGRIHAVIGPNGAGKSTLTNLLSGDLPLTSGSVLLGGQDITGWSPEKISAQGLGRSYQKTNIFLPFTVWENVRLASQSREPHALNWLRRATSFIAINARAESAIELSGLKNRRDSIAGTISHGEQRQLEIAMTLATRPQVLLLDEPLAGMGAVEAERMIALLQSLKKDHGILLVEHDMDAVFTLADQLTVMVNGQVIASGTPAQIRADAGVQAAYLGEDIGEESA from the coding sequence GTGAGTGAAGTTCTCCTGAGCGCCAACAACCTGACCAAACGCTTTGGCGGCCTGGCGGCGGTCAATGATGTGTCGGTCGATCTCTGGCGCGGCCGCATCCATGCGGTGATTGGCCCCAACGGCGCCGGCAAGTCCACCCTGACCAATCTGCTGTCCGGGGACTTGCCGCTCACTTCAGGCTCTGTCCTGCTGGGCGGGCAGGACATCACGGGCTGGAGCCCGGAAAAAATTTCCGCCCAGGGGCTGGGCCGCAGCTACCAGAAGACCAACATTTTTTTGCCCTTCACCGTCTGGGAAAACGTGCGCCTGGCTTCGCAGTCGCGTGAACCGCACGCCCTGAACTGGCTGCGTCGCGCTACCAGTTTCATAGCTATCAATGCCCGTGCAGAAAGCGCAATCGAGCTTTCTGGCTTAAAAAATCGGCGCGACAGCATCGCCGGAACCATCAGCCATGGCGAACAGCGACAGCTTGAAATCGCCATGACGCTGGCCACCCGCCCGCAGGTTCTGCTGCTCGACGAGCCCCTGGCCGGCATGGGCGCGGTCGAGGCCGAACGCATGATAGCCCTGCTGCAAAGCCTGAAAAAAGACCACGGCATCCTGCTGGTCGAGCACGACATGGACGCGGTGTTCACGCTGGCCGACCAGTTGACGGTAATGGTCAACGGCCAGGTCATCGCCAGCGGCACGCCGGCGCAAATCCGGGCCGACGCCGGGGTCCAGGCCGCCTACCTGGGCGAAGACATCGGGGAAGAAAGCGCATGA
- a CDS encoding branched-chain amino acid ABC transporter permease: MTQANMEILPRGVQVALFLGLAALLAFPFAGTEFYTEMVTRMMIMAIFAMSLDLLQGVTGLVSLGHAAYFGLAGYALAFLTPQGEPVSLWWTLPVAVLGSGLAALIIGFFVVRTRGIYFIMVTMAFAQMVFFLFFDNKALGGSDGLYINFRPSAALFGWVPFELDGKRTLYYFTLAAMLLVYAFLRRLLWSPFGRALAGIRVNEHRMRAMGFYTFGYKLTAFTLAGGLAGLAGYLWGTQTGYINPELMGFQMSAHTIMMVVLGGMGNIAGAMVGAFTFEYLLHVFKDLPQVGSVNLGKHWQLWMGLFIVLLVTFAPRGLLGLAGRLGKRGMDKENQGE; this comes from the coding sequence ATGACCCAAGCCAACATGGAAATCCTGCCGCGCGGCGTGCAGGTGGCGCTCTTTCTGGGGCTGGCGGCGCTGCTGGCCTTTCCTTTCGCAGGAACCGAGTTCTACACCGAAATGGTCACGCGCATGATGATCATGGCGATTTTCGCCATGAGCCTGGACCTGCTGCAGGGCGTGACGGGCCTGGTGTCGCTGGGCCATGCCGCCTACTTTGGACTGGCCGGCTACGCACTGGCTTTCCTCACGCCGCAGGGCGAGCCGGTCAGCCTGTGGTGGACCTTGCCGGTCGCCGTGCTGGGCTCGGGGCTGGCGGCGCTCATCATCGGTTTTTTTGTCGTGCGCACGCGCGGCATCTACTTCATCATGGTCACCATGGCTTTTGCGCAGATGGTGTTTTTCCTGTTTTTCGACAACAAGGCGCTGGGTGGATCGGACGGGCTTTACATCAACTTCCGGCCCAGTGCAGCGCTGTTCGGCTGGGTGCCATTTGAGCTGGACGGCAAGCGCACCCTCTACTACTTCACGCTGGCCGCCATGCTGCTGGTCTATGCCTTTTTGCGGCGCCTGCTCTGGAGCCCGTTCGGCCGGGCGCTGGCGGGCATTCGCGTCAACGAGCACCGCATGCGGGCCATGGGTTTTTACACCTTTGGCTACAAGCTCACGGCGTTCACGCTGGCCGGCGGGCTGGCCGGGCTGGCGGGCTACCTGTGGGGCACGCAGACCGGCTACATCAACCCCGAACTCATGGGTTTCCAGATGAGCGCGCACACCATCATGATGGTCGTGCTGGGCGGCATGGGCAACATTGCCGGCGCAATGGTCGGGGCGTTCACCTTCGAGTATTTGCTGCATGTCTTCAAGGACTTGCCGCAGGTCGGCAGCGTCAACCTGGGCAAGCACTGGCAGCTCTGGATGGGCCTTTTCATCGTGCTGCTGGTAACATTCGCGCCGCGCGGCCTGCTGGGCCTTGCCGGGCGCCTCGGAAAACGCGGCATGGACAAGGAGAACCAGGGTGAGTGA
- a CDS encoding branched-chain amino acid ABC transporter permease, translated as MDLANFFIQLLNSVQYGLLLFMLAAGLTLIFGIMGVVNLAHGSFYMLGAYLAWSLSALFGSLSLAIIGGAALSVLFGLALEWLLFRHFYERDHLDQVLLTFGLIYIFEELRSILWGDDVHGVPIPELLSASIPLTDNLSYPVYRLFMSGVCLALAAGLYFLISKTRLGMKIRAGAFNRDMAEALGVNIKLIHAVVFALGVGLAAVAGMVAAPVASVYPNMGSQVLIMCFVVVVIGGIGSVRGALIAALLVGLVDTFGKVLLPQVAGMLVYILMAAVLLYKPEGLFKQ; from the coding sequence ATGGACCTAGCCAACTTTTTCATCCAGCTCCTGAACAGTGTCCAGTACGGCCTGCTGCTGTTCATGCTGGCCGCCGGCCTGACGCTGATCTTCGGCATCATGGGCGTGGTCAATCTGGCGCATGGCAGCTTTTACATGCTCGGCGCCTACCTGGCGTGGTCGCTCAGCGCCCTGTTTGGCAGCCTGAGCCTGGCCATCATTGGCGGCGCTGCGCTGTCGGTGCTCTTCGGCCTGGCGCTGGAATGGCTGCTGTTCCGCCACTTCTACGAGCGCGACCATCTGGACCAGGTGCTGCTGACCTTCGGGCTGATCTATATTTTTGAGGAGTTGCGCTCCATCCTGTGGGGCGACGATGTCCACGGCGTGCCGATTCCCGAGCTGCTGAGCGCCTCGATTCCGCTGACCGACAACCTGTCCTACCCGGTGTACCGCCTGTTCATGTCAGGGGTCTGCCTGGCGCTGGCGGCTGGCCTGTATTTCCTGATCTCCAAAACCCGGCTGGGCATGAAGATACGCGCCGGCGCCTTCAACCGCGACATGGCCGAGGCGCTGGGCGTCAACATCAAGCTGATCCATGCGGTGGTGTTCGCGCTGGGGGTCGGACTGGCGGCGGTGGCGGGCATGGTTGCCGCGCCGGTTGCCAGCGTGTATCCCAACATGGGCTCGCAGGTGCTCATCATGTGTTTCGTCGTGGTGGTGATTGGCGGCATCGGCTCGGTGCGCGGCGCGCTGATCGCCGCCCTGCTGGTCGGCCTGGTCGATACCTTCGGCAAGGTGCTGCTGCCGCAGGTCGCCGGCATGCTGGTCTATATCCTGATGGCGGCGGTGCTGCTGTACAAGCCCGAAGGCCTGTTCAAGCAATGA
- a CDS encoding ABC transporter substrate-binding protein: MPTRRLVLTRSAAVMGTACSGLLLPELVRAQSGKVRVGFMLPYTGTFSQLGVAIENGFRMAINEQGGKLGGREIEYFKVDDESEPSKGIENASKLVQRDKVDVLVGTVHSGVQMGIQKVARDSGVLCLIPNAGVHAATRALCAPNVFRTSFSNSQPTRALGQAMVARGHKKAVWITWKYAAGDEAFEGFKESYTAAGGTIVKELGLPFPNVEFQALLTEIAALKPDAVACFFAGGGAAKFIRDYAAAGLKGKIPLYGSGFLTEGVLDAAGPAAEGIVTTMHYSDSLDTPRNKKFRLDYVKAFRSQPDVYAVQGYDTGLLLIQGANAVKGDLGAKPALYKAMEGATIDSPRGKWTMSKAHNPVQDIYLRVVENKENKVIGIAAKALSDSGLGCKMA, from the coding sequence ATGCCCACTCGTCGTCTGGTCCTCACCCGCAGTGCTGCCGTGATGGGCACGGCTTGCTCCGGCTTGCTGCTGCCCGAACTCGTGCGCGCCCAGTCGGGCAAGGTCCGGGTGGGCTTCATGCTTCCCTATACGGGCACCTTCAGCCAGCTTGGCGTGGCGATTGAAAACGGCTTTCGCATGGCCATCAATGAACAGGGCGGCAAGCTGGGCGGACGCGAGATCGAATACTTCAAGGTCGATGACGAGTCGGAGCCCTCCAAGGGCATTGAAAACGCCAGCAAGCTGGTGCAGCGCGACAAGGTCGATGTGCTGGTCGGCACCGTGCATTCGGGCGTGCAGATGGGTATCCAGAAAGTTGCCCGCGACAGCGGCGTGCTGTGCCTGATTCCCAATGCAGGCGTGCATGCCGCAACGCGCGCCCTGTGCGCGCCGAATGTGTTCCGCACGTCCTTCAGCAATTCGCAGCCGACCCGGGCGCTGGGCCAGGCCATGGTCGCCAGGGGCCACAAGAAAGCGGTCTGGATCACCTGGAAATACGCGGCTGGCGACGAAGCCTTCGAAGGCTTCAAGGAAAGCTATACCGCAGCGGGCGGCACCATCGTCAAGGAACTGGGACTGCCCTTCCCCAATGTTGAGTTCCAGGCGCTGCTGACCGAAATCGCCGCACTCAAGCCCGATGCGGTGGCCTGTTTCTTTGCCGGCGGTGGCGCGGCCAAGTTCATCCGCGACTATGCCGCCGCAGGCCTGAAAGGCAAGATTCCCCTGTACGGATCGGGCTTCCTGACCGAAGGCGTGCTCGACGCCGCCGGCCCTGCGGCAGAAGGCATCGTCACCACCATGCACTACAGCGACTCGCTCGACACGCCGCGCAACAAAAAATTCCGTCTTGATTACGTGAAGGCGTTTCGCAGCCAGCCCGACGTGTACGCCGTGCAGGGTTACGACACCGGCCTGTTGCTCATCCAGGGGGCGAATGCCGTCAAGGGCGACCTTGGCGCGAAGCCGGCCCTGTACAAGGCCATGGAAGGCGCCACCATCGACAGCCCGCGCGGAAAGTGGACCATGAGCAAGGCGCATAACCCGGTGCAGGACATCTACCTGCGCGTGGTTGAAAACAAGGAAAACAAGGTGATTGGCATTGCCGCCAAAGCGCTTTCCGACTCGGGCCTTGGCTGCAAGATGGCTTGA
- a CDS encoding flavodoxin domain-containing protein produces the protein MKLKILVGSMTHTAKHVAQAIQMECADLANPVEVEPMDGLDISVFDADKTEDVLYLICTSTYGAGDVPDNAQALYQSLDLQPRFLGHVRYGVIALGDSASHAQTFCFGGKHFDERLQDLGAQRIGEICCLDSSDGTLPETVGAEWCRQWLQAALPKSSAPCDAT, from the coding sequence ATGAAACTAAAAATCCTGGTCGGCAGCATGACCCATACGGCGAAGCATGTCGCGCAAGCCATTCAGATGGAATGCGCGGACCTGGCGAATCCTGTCGAGGTTGAACCGATGGACGGCCTGGACATCAGTGTCTTTGATGCGGACAAAACCGAAGACGTGCTCTATCTCATTTGCACATCCACCTACGGCGCGGGCGATGTTCCCGACAATGCGCAGGCGCTTTACCAGTCGCTGGACCTGCAGCCCCGGTTCTTGGGCCATGTGCGTTATGGCGTGATCGCGCTGGGCGACAGTGCTTCGCATGCGCAGACCTTCTGTTTTGGAGGAAAGCATTTTGACGAGCGCCTGCAGGATCTTGGCGCGCAGCGCATCGGCGAAATCTGCTGCCTCGATTCGAGCGACGGCACTCTTCCGGAGACAGTGGGCGCCGAATGGTGTCGCCAGTGGCTGCAAGCCGCCCTGCCAAAGAGCAGCGCTCCTTGCGACGCCACCTGA
- a CDS encoding IS630 family transposase: MPIRWHKPNSKKNFVQEVAATLPPSIAPEQVDIWFQDEMRIGQRGTQTRLWARKGTRPRVVRQQQSESAYIFGAVCPQQGSAVGLVMPHANTEAMAHHLQALSEAVPAGRHAVLVLDRAGWHTTAKLPQFSNLSLLPLPAGSPELNPAEQVWQQLRDRHLANRCYDSYEQIVDACCDAWNAFTQIPGAIRSLCSRRWAMVPSASVMS, translated from the coding sequence GTGCCGATCCGGTGGCACAAGCCGAATTCAAAAAAAAACTTCGTCCAGGAAGTCGCGGCAACGCTGCCCCCGAGCATTGCGCCTGAGCAGGTGGACATCTGGTTTCAAGATGAAATGCGCATTGGCCAGCGCGGCACGCAAACGCGCCTGTGGGCGCGCAAGGGAACGCGCCCCCGGGTGGTGCGCCAGCAGCAGTCCGAATCGGCATACATCTTTGGCGCAGTCTGTCCACAGCAGGGTAGCGCGGTCGGTCTGGTCATGCCGCACGCCAATACCGAGGCAATGGCCCATCACCTGCAGGCCCTGAGCGAGGCGGTGCCTGCGGGGCGCCACGCGGTGCTGGTGCTCGATCGTGCAGGGTGGCATACCACCGCCAAACTGCCCCAGTTCTCCAACCTCTCATTGCTGCCGCTGCCCGCGGGTTCACCCGAACTCAACCCGGCCGAGCAGGTGTGGCAGCAACTGCGCGACCGGCACCTGGCAAACCGTTGCTACGACAGCTACGAGCAGATCGTCGACGCCTGCTGCGACGCCTGGAATGCCTTCACGCAGATTCCTGGTGCCATCCGCTCTTTGTGCTCCCGCCGCTGGGCCATGGTGCCTTCGGCATCGGTAATGTCATGA
- a CDS encoding helix-turn-helix domain-containing protein: MLSQQIIDQLQPYDFDRLARKEPDGRRRLRLIALAHLKEGKSCSEVGAALRVSRHAVMRWVQWFTAGGVARLAGMPHDWSTQRLAKAQEEAFRQAVEQLQCERGGGRVRGEDIRQLLDRQFGVAYSLNGVYDLMKRLGMVWISARAVSPSADPVAQAEFKKKLRPGSRGNAAPEHCA, encoded by the coding sequence ATGTTATCCCAGCAAATCATTGATCAGCTGCAGCCCTATGATTTCGACCGGCTGGCTCGCAAGGAACCCGATGGGCGCCGGCGACTGCGCCTGATAGCACTGGCGCACCTCAAAGAAGGCAAAAGCTGCAGCGAAGTGGGCGCGGCACTGCGCGTGAGCCGCCACGCGGTCATGCGCTGGGTACAGTGGTTTACCGCTGGCGGCGTGGCCCGTCTGGCCGGCATGCCGCACGACTGGAGCACGCAGCGCCTTGCCAAAGCACAGGAAGAAGCCTTTCGCCAGGCCGTCGAACAACTCCAGTGCGAACGCGGCGGTGGGCGGGTTCGGGGTGAAGATATTCGCCAGTTGTTGGACCGGCAGTTTGGCGTTGCCTACAGCTTGAACGGTGTGTATGACCTCATGAAGCGCTTGGGCATGGTATGGATTTCGGCGCGCGCCGTCAGTCCCAGTGCCGATCCGGTGGCACAAGCCGAATTCAAAAAAAAACTTCGTCCAGGAAGTCGCGGCAACGCTGCCCCCGAGCATTGCGCCTGA
- a CDS encoding acyl-CoA dehydrogenase family protein: MDFDYTPKVKELQARLLKFMDEHVYPNETRFFREIAENRAKGNAWIPTALIEELKPKARAAGLWNLFLPHSPRAPEGLSNLEYAPLCEIMGRVPFAAEVFNCSAPDTGNMETIARYGSEANQDQWLDPLLKGEIRSAFLMTEPEVASSDATNVQCRIERDGDDYVINGLKWWSSGAGDPRCAIYIVMGKTDPTAGRHEQQSMILVPASTPGVTVIRPLSVFGYDDAPHGHMEVRLTNVRVPAANLLLGEGRGFEIAQGRLGPGRIHHCMRSIGIAERAVELMCKRLNARVAFGKPIAAQSVWWERIAESRCMIEQARLLTLKAAYMMDTVGNKVAKAEIAMIKVVAPNMACQIIDWAIQAHGGGGVSDDFPLAYAYASQRTLRLADGPDEVHRASLAKLELARHLVMNSEVEMPVTRGC; encoded by the coding sequence ATGGACTTCGACTACACCCCAAAAGTAAAAGAGCTGCAGGCGCGCCTGCTGAAGTTCATGGATGAGCATGTTTATCCGAATGAAACGCGGTTTTTTCGCGAAATCGCCGAGAACCGGGCCAAAGGCAACGCCTGGATTCCCACTGCCCTGATCGAGGAACTCAAACCCAAGGCGCGCGCCGCCGGTTTGTGGAACCTGTTTTTGCCGCACTCGCCACGCGCGCCCGAGGGGCTGTCCAACCTGGAATACGCGCCGCTGTGCGAAATCATGGGCCGTGTTCCGTTTGCCGCCGAAGTGTTCAACTGCTCGGCGCCCGACACCGGCAACATGGAAACCATCGCCCGCTACGGCTCGGAAGCCAACCAGGACCAATGGCTGGACCCGCTGCTCAAGGGCGAGATTCGCTCGGCCTTCCTGATGACCGAGCCCGAAGTCGCCTCCTCCGACGCCACCAACGTCCAGTGCCGCATCGAGCGCGACGGCGACGACTACGTCATCAACGGCCTCAAATGGTGGTCGTCGGGTGCCGGCGACCCACGCTGCGCGATCTACATCGTGATGGGCAAGACCGACCCCACCGCAGGCCGCCACGAGCAGCAGTCGATGATCCTGGTTCCCGCCAGCACCCCCGGCGTGACCGTGATTCGCCCCCTGAGCGTTTTCGGCTACGACGACGCACCGCACGGCCACATGGAAGTGCGCCTGACCAATGTGCGGGTGCCTGCAGCCAACCTGCTGCTGGGCGAAGGGCGCGGCTTTGAAATTGCCCAGGGCCGCCTTGGCCCCGGACGCATCCACCACTGCATGCGCAGCATCGGCATTGCCGAACGCGCGGTGGAGCTGATGTGCAAGCGGCTCAACGCCCGCGTGGCATTCGGCAAGCCCATCGCGGCCCAGTCGGTCTGGTGGGAACGCATTGCCGAATCGCGCTGCATGATCGAGCAGGCCCGGCTACTGACGCTCAAAGCCGCCTACATGATGGACACCGTGGGCAACAAGGTCGCCAAGGCCGAGATTGCGATGATCAAGGTGGTCGCGCCCAACATGGCCTGCCAGATCATCGACTGGGCCATCCAGGCCCATGGTGGCGGCGGCGTGTCGGATGATTTTCCGCTGGCCTATGCGTATGCCAGCCAGCGCACGCTGCGCCTGGCGGACGGACCGGATGAAGTGCATCGTGCTTCATTGGCCAAGCTGGAGCTGGCCAGGCATCTGGTGATGAACAGTGAAGTCGAGATGCCGGTCACGCGCGGCTGTTAA
- a CDS encoding phosphotransferase, which produces MSNFDHFIGTRAVSASQAFDTEALSSYLSEHLDGFSGPLNVEIFKGGQSNPTYKLLTPNASYVMRAKPGPVARLLPSAHAVEREFKVMQGLQGTDVPVPKMYCLCEDESVIGRAFYVMEFVEGRVLWDQSLPGMTNTQRSEIYDEMNRVIAALHKVKFAERGLAGYGKPGNYFERQIGRWSKQYLASITQPIVEMDSLMQWLPANIPASARDESLVSIVHGDFRLDNLLFHPTEPRVLAVLDWELSTLGHPLADFSYHCMAWHIPPGAFRGIGGLDVASFGIPTEVDYIRRYCERTGLTTPEALKADWNFYLAYNLFRMAAILQGIAKRIEAGTASSAQAVSSAAGAPLLAKMAWDFALKAQA; this is translated from the coding sequence ATGAGCAATTTTGACCACTTCATCGGCACCCGGGCCGTCAGCGCCAGCCAGGCGTTTGATACCGAAGCGCTCAGCAGCTACCTGAGCGAGCATCTTGACGGCTTCAGCGGCCCCTTGAACGTCGAGATTTTCAAGGGCGGTCAGTCCAACCCGACCTACAAGCTGCTCACGCCAAATGCCAGTTACGTGATGCGCGCCAAACCCGGTCCGGTCGCCCGGCTGCTGCCATCGGCCCATGCGGTCGAGCGTGAATTCAAGGTGATGCAGGGCCTGCAGGGCACGGACGTGCCGGTGCCCAAAATGTATTGCCTGTGCGAAGACGAGTCCGTCATTGGCCGCGCCTTTTACGTCATGGAGTTTGTCGAGGGCCGCGTGCTCTGGGACCAGTCCCTTCCCGGCATGACGAACACCCAGCGCAGCGAGATTTACGACGAGATGAATCGCGTCATCGCCGCACTGCACAAGGTGAAGTTTGCTGAACGCGGCCTGGCCGGCTACGGCAAGCCCGGCAACTACTTCGAGCGCCAGATTGGCCGCTGGAGCAAGCAATACCTGGCCTCCATCACCCAGCCGATTGTCGAGATGGACAGCCTGATGCAGTGGCTGCCTGCGAATATTCCGGCCAGCGCGCGCGATGAAAGCTTGGTGTCCATCGTGCACGGCGACTTCCGGCTCGACAACCTGCTGTTTCATCCCACCGAGCCCCGCGTGCTCGCCGTGCTGGACTGGGAACTGTCAACGCTCGGCCATCCGCTGGCCGATTTCAGCTACCACTGCATGGCCTGGCACATTCCGCCCGGCGCGTTTCGCGGCATTGGCGGGCTTGACGTTGCGAGTTTTGGCATTCCTACAGAGGTAGATTACATTCGCCGCTATTGCGAACGCACCGGCCTGACCACGCCCGAAGCGTTGAAGGCCGACTGGAACTTCTACCTGGCCTACAACCTGTTCCGCATGGCCGCCATTTTGCAGGGCATCGCCAAGCGCATCGAAGCCGGCACCGCGTCCAGCGCGCAGGCCGTCAGCTCGGCCGCCGGCGCGCCGCTGCTGGCAAAAATGGCCTGGGACTTTGCGCTGAAAGCGCAGGCCTGA